From one Drosophila gunungcola strain Sukarami chromosome 2R unlocalized genomic scaffold, Dgunungcola_SK_2 000006F, whole genome shotgun sequence genomic stretch:
- the LOC128254685 gene encoding S-phase kinase-associated protein 1: protein MPVVKLQASDGEIFHTDSETAKCSSTIKTLLDDCGGLGAEAENDPLIPLPNVNSAILKKVLIWAKHHQADNEDEYGGEAARPMVEISAWDAEFLAMDQGTLFELILAANYLDIRSLLNAACMTVANMIKGHTAEEIRRTFHITNDFAPSEEDLLPKEAEVPEEEEEEPTVYGDI from the coding sequence ATGCCGGTCGTCAAGTTGCAGGCCTCTGATGGCGAAATTTTTCACACCGATTCCGAAACGGCCAAATGCTCGAGTACGATTAAAACACTGCTGGACGATTGTGGTGGGCTGGGGGCAGAGGCTGAGAATGACCCACTTATTCCGCTACCCAATGTGAACTCGGCCATTTTGAAAAAGGTACTGATTTGGGCCAAGCACCATCAGGCCGATAATGAAGACGAGTATGGGGGAGAAGCGGCCAGGCCAATGGTAGAAATCAGTGCCTGGGATGCCGAGTTTCTGGCCATGGATCAGGGCACTCTCTTCGAGCTCATCCTTGCGGCCAACTATTTGGACATCAGGAGTCTACTGAATGCCGCCTGCATGACGGTGGCCAATATGATCAAGGGCCACACGGCAGAGGAGATTCGCCGGACCTTCCACATCACCAACGACTTCGCGCCCTCCGAAGAGGATCTACTGCCCAAGGAGGCCGAGGTCCCAGAGGAAGAAGAGGAAGAGCCAACGGTTTATggtgatatataa